From the Aquitalea magnusonii genome, one window contains:
- a CDS encoding MFS transporter: MAIPAVFTASMNDASASLRHCRPFWHFWLARVLLTAGFQILTVAIGWQVYALTGSALDLGLVGLLQFLPRVLLVLVTGAVSDRFDRRRVVAVSLAIQAVAASVLLLGNLGAGWQVSRGLIFALSVVVGCCRAFDMPAMQSLLPNIVPPRLLGQAIAMAASANEAATIVAPALGGFLYALGAELTYGLAAASFVACLLLVSLLPSSRVLPTGQRVSLDSLLMGVRFIRSRPDILGAISLDLFAVLLGGATALLPIFARDILHTGPWGLGLLRSAPAAGALLMSAWLMRHPIRRRSGHIMFAAVAVFGFATILFGLSSSFPLSLLALMLLGSADVISVVIRGTLVQLETPDDMRGRVNSVNSLFIGASNQLGEFESGVTAAWLGAVPAVVLGGVGTLLVVVLWMRWFPQLARRDQLAP; the protein is encoded by the coding sequence ATGGCCATTCCGGCCGTCTTTACTGCTTCCATGAACGACGCGTCTGCATCCTTGCGGCATTGCCGCCCTTTCTGGCATTTCTGGTTGGCCCGTGTATTGCTGACCGCCGGTTTTCAAATTCTTACCGTGGCCATTGGCTGGCAGGTGTATGCACTGACCGGCAGTGCGCTGGATCTGGGCCTGGTGGGCTTGCTGCAGTTTTTGCCGCGGGTATTGCTGGTGCTGGTGACTGGCGCGGTGTCCGACCGCTTCGACCGGCGGCGGGTGGTGGCTGTCAGTCTGGCCATTCAGGCCGTGGCGGCAAGCGTGCTGCTGCTGGGTAATCTGGGCGCGGGCTGGCAGGTCAGCCGCGGCTTGATCTTCGCCCTGTCGGTGGTGGTGGGCTGCTGCCGCGCCTTCGACATGCCGGCCATGCAGTCGCTGTTGCCCAATATCGTGCCGCCGCGTTTGCTGGGGCAGGCCATTGCCATGGCGGCTTCGGCCAATGAGGCGGCCACCATCGTGGCCCCGGCACTGGGGGGCTTCCTGTATGCGCTGGGTGCAGAGTTGACCTATGGCCTGGCCGCCGCCAGCTTTGTGGCCTGCCTGCTCTTGGTCAGCCTGCTGCCTTCCAGCCGGGTGCTGCCCACCGGCCAGCGCGTGTCGCTGGATTCCCTGCTGATGGGGGTGCGTTTCATCCGCAGCCGCCCGGATATCCTGGGGGCGATATCGCTGGACCTGTTTGCCGTGCTGCTGGGCGGTGCCACTGCCCTGCTGCCGATTTTCGCGCGCGACATCCTGCATACCGGCCCCTGGGGCCTGGGCCTGCTGCGCTCGGCCCCGGCAGCCGGTGCCTTGCTGATGTCGGCCTGGCTGATGCGCCATCCCATCCGGCGTCGCTCCGGCCACATCATGTTTGCCGCCGTGGCGGTGTTTGGCTTTGCCACCATCCTGTTCGGCCTGTCCAGCAGCTTCCCGCTGTCCTTGCTGGCGCTGATGCTGCTCGGTTCGGCTGATGTCATCAGCGTGGTGATCCGCGGCACGCTGGTGCAACTGGAAACGCCGGATGACATGCGTGGCCGGGTCAATTCGGTGAACTCCCTGTTTATTGGCGCCTCCAACCAGCTTGGTGAATTCGAGTCCGGTGTGACAGCGGCCTGGTTGGGTGCCGTCCCCGCCGTGGTATTGGGCGGCGTGGGAACCTTGCTGGTGGTGGTGCTGTGGATGCGCTGGTTTCCACAACTGGCGCGGCGGGATCAGCTTGCGCCCTAG
- a CDS encoding HD domain-containing phosphohydrolase, whose protein sequence is MQAAQELLKTLYTMAMMVETRDAYTGGHLWRVSRFSGLLAQEMGLARGEVLRIMLGGFLHDLGKIGVPDAILNKRDRLTDDEYAVIKTHPQQGADLLREHPLAALAMDAVLMHHETPDGRGYPAGLKGEAIPMVARIVGIADAFDAMTSHRPYRAGMPIARALDIIRENLGSQFDRTCGEHFIALGEAGKLEHIVGHSEAGIPLQQCQACGPIIAIPRRMQDGDTVHCPSCGGGYRLHRQGSGLALAPTGEQDPLQVQRPAVDHELVAELVQEASACLQPVRQAGWLARLFA, encoded by the coding sequence ATGCAGGCAGCGCAGGAATTACTCAAAACCCTCTACACCATGGCCATGATGGTGGAAACCCGTGACGCCTATACCGGTGGCCATTTATGGCGGGTGTCGCGTTTCTCCGGCCTGCTGGCGCAGGAAATGGGGCTGGCGCGCGGCGAGGTGCTGCGTATCATGCTGGGCGGCTTTCTGCATGATCTGGGCAAGATTGGCGTACCCGATGCCATTCTCAACAAGCGCGACCGTCTGACTGACGACGAGTATGCGGTGATCAAGACCCATCCGCAGCAGGGGGCGGATTTGCTGCGTGAGCATCCGCTGGCCGCCCTGGCGATGGACGCGGTGCTGATGCATCACGAAACCCCGGATGGTCGTGGCTATCCGGCTGGCCTCAAGGGCGAGGCCATTCCCATGGTGGCGCGCATCGTCGGCATTGCCGATGCCTTTGATGCCATGACCAGCCACCGTCCCTACCGGGCAGGCATGCCGATTGCGCGGGCGCTGGACATCATTCGCGAAAATCTGGGCAGCCAGTTCGACCGCACTTGCGGTGAGCACTTCATTGCGCTGGGGGAAGCCGGCAAGCTGGAACACATCGTCGGTCACAGCGAAGCAGGCATTCCCTTGCAGCAATGCCAGGCCTGCGGTCCCATCATCGCCATCCCGCGGCGCATGCAGGATGGCGATACCGTGCATTGCCCCTCCTGTGGCGGCGGCTACCGCTTGCACCGGCAAGGGTCGGGACTGGCACTTGCCCCCACCGGAGAGCAGGACCCCTTGCAGGTGCAGCGGCCGGCGGTGGACCACGAACTGGTGGCCGAGCTGGTGCAGGAGGCATCCGCCTGCTTGCAGCCGGTGCGCCAGGCCGGCTGGCTGGCGCGGCTGTTTGCCTGA
- a CDS encoding class I SAM-dependent rRNA methyltransferase yields MSNSLSALLQAAADRRHDLVSRLIAEDTNSYRLFHGSVEGVSGLTIDRYGDLLLVQSFHQPLSDEELDEIRQFYAASLPELQLVYNDRSNANSRISNTLSLAEQAVAEENRVAHELGIRYHIRGRHSGQDPWLFLDLRAGRRRVKQLAEGKSVLNLFAYTCGVGLAAAKGGASFVMNVDFAESSLAVGRANAKLNSLTTRPRCVQSDAFAALRQLSGIGQPKMVRGKKMPPFPTLEARQFDVVFLDPPRYAKSPFGVVDLINDYQALFKPALLCTAPGGVLICCNNVAQVDGEAWLEALKRSADKAGRPIKAVEWITPEEDFPSLDGQHPLKIVQLHV; encoded by the coding sequence ATGTCCAACTCCCTGAGCGCCCTGCTGCAAGCCGCAGCCGATCGTCGCCACGATCTTGTCAGCCGCCTGATCGCCGAAGATACCAATAGTTACCGCCTGTTCCATGGCAGTGTGGAGGGCGTATCCGGCCTGACGATAGACCGCTACGGGGACCTGCTGCTGGTGCAAAGCTTCCACCAGCCGCTGAGCGACGAAGAACTGGACGAAATCCGCCAGTTTTACGCCGCCAGCCTGCCTGAACTGCAACTGGTCTACAACGACCGCAGCAATGCCAACTCGCGCATCAGCAATACGCTGAGCCTGGCGGAACAGGCCGTGGCCGAAGAAAACCGCGTGGCACACGAGCTGGGCATCCGTTATCACATCCGTGGTCGTCACAGCGGGCAGGACCCGTGGCTATTCCTCGACCTGCGCGCCGGCCGCCGCCGTGTAAAGCAGTTGGCCGAAGGCAAGAGCGTGCTCAACCTGTTTGCCTACACCTGCGGCGTGGGTCTGGCCGCAGCCAAAGGTGGTGCCAGCTTCGTGATGAATGTGGATTTTGCCGAATCCAGCCTGGCCGTGGGTCGTGCCAATGCCAAGCTCAACAGCCTGACCACCCGACCGCGCTGCGTGCAAAGCGATGCCTTTGCCGCCCTGCGCCAACTGTCCGGCATCGGCCAGCCCAAGATGGTGCGTGGCAAGAAAATGCCGCCCTTCCCCACGCTGGAAGCGCGCCAGTTCGATGTGGTCTTCCTCGACCCGCCACGCTACGCCAAGAGCCCGTTTGGCGTGGTGGATCTGATCAACGACTACCAGGCGCTGTTCAAGCCTGCCCTGCTGTGTACCGCTCCCGGCGGGGTGCTGATCTGCTGCAATAATGTGGCCCAGGTGGATGGCGAGGCCTGGCTGGAAGCACTCAAGCGCAGTGCCGACAAAGCCGGTCGCCCGATCAAGGCGGTGGAGTGGATCACCCCGGAAGAAGACTTCCCCAGCCTGGATGGCCAGCATCCGCTCAAGATCGTGCAACTGCACGTTTGA
- a CDS encoding ABC transporter ATP-binding protein has translation MFSWFEKRVEVYPDTPPIQPPSGFLAFVWSATSGMRPYILCMTLLTATIGAFEALLFSMLGSVVDWLSHVAPSRLWSQEREHLLLLGGILLASPVLIALQAMFKYQSLFGNFPMRLRWQFHRHLLGQSMSFYQDEFAGRVAAKVMQTALAVRDTVLIITDILVFVVIYFITMVAVVGSFDTILLLPFVGWLLLYIATLAFFVPRLGKASTRQADARSLMTGRVTDAYANIATVKLFSQGQREAAFTKSAMQEFMQTAYGQMRLVSSFEIVNHILSMGLIASTAGATLWLWTLGEVGIGAVAAATAMALRLNGVSHWIMWEMSSLFENIGTVHDGISTLSRPVAIVDRPDAGALQVTRGEIRFENVSFSYGGERTIVDQLNLTIRPGEKIGLVGRSGAGKSTIVNLMLRFYDVEQGRILIDGQDIASVTQDSLRAQIGMVTQDTSLLHRSVRDNLLYGRPEADDATMIHAARQAEAHDFIQSLTDPKGRKGYDAHVGERGVKLSGGQRQRVAIARVMLKDAPILLLDEATSALDSEVEAAIQGSLYRLMEGKTVIAIAHRLSTIAAMDRLIVLDQGRVVEEGDHASLLAKGGLYARLWAHQSGGFLGEDAGEDVRPGELDPA, from the coding sequence ATGTTTTCCTGGTTTGAAAAACGGGTAGAAGTCTACCCCGACACCCCTCCCATCCAGCCGCCCAGCGGTTTTCTTGCTTTTGTCTGGTCCGCCACCAGCGGCATGCGCCCCTATATCCTGTGCATGACCCTGCTGACCGCCACCATCGGTGCATTCGAAGCCCTGCTGTTTTCCATGCTCGGTTCGGTCGTGGACTGGCTCAGCCATGTAGCCCCATCCCGCTTGTGGAGCCAGGAGCGCGAGCATTTGCTGCTGCTGGGCGGCATTTTGCTGGCCAGTCCGGTACTGATCGCGCTGCAGGCCATGTTCAAATACCAAAGCCTGTTCGGCAATTTCCCCATGCGGCTGCGCTGGCAGTTTCACCGCCATCTGCTGGGGCAAAGCATGAGCTTTTATCAGGATGAATTTGCCGGCCGGGTGGCCGCCAAGGTGATGCAGACCGCGCTGGCCGTGCGCGATACCGTGCTGATCATCACCGACATCCTGGTGTTCGTGGTGATCTACTTCATCACCATGGTGGCCGTGGTAGGCAGCTTCGATACCATCCTGCTGCTGCCCTTTGTCGGCTGGCTGCTGCTGTACATTGCCACCCTGGCCTTTTTTGTACCGCGGCTGGGCAAGGCGTCCACCCGCCAGGCCGATGCGCGTTCGCTGATGACCGGCCGCGTGACCGATGCCTACGCCAATATCGCCACGGTGAAGCTGTTTTCCCAAGGCCAGCGCGAAGCCGCCTTCACCAAGAGCGCCATGCAGGAGTTCATGCAAACGGCCTATGGCCAGATGCGCCTGGTCAGCAGCTTTGAAATCGTCAACCACATTCTCAGCATGGGGCTGATTGCCAGCACCGCCGGTGCCACCCTGTGGCTGTGGACACTGGGCGAGGTCGGCATTGGCGCCGTGGCAGCGGCCACCGCCATGGCACTGCGCCTGAATGGCGTCTCGCACTGGATCATGTGGGAGATGTCCAGCCTGTTTGAAAACATCGGCACGGTACACGACGGCATCAGCACCCTGTCGCGCCCGGTGGCGATTGTCGACCGTCCCGATGCCGGTGCGCTGCAGGTAACACGCGGCGAAATCCGCTTTGAGAATGTCAGCTTTTCCTATGGTGGCGAACGCACCATTGTCGACCAGCTGAACCTCACCATCCGTCCGGGCGAGAAAATCGGCCTGGTGGGACGCAGCGGGGCCGGCAAGTCCACCATCGTCAACCTGATGCTGCGCTTTTACGATGTGGAGCAAGGCCGCATCCTGATTGACGGCCAGGACATTGCCAGCGTCACCCAGGACAGCCTGCGCGCGCAAATCGGCATGGTGACGCAAGATACCTCGCTGCTGCATCGCTCGGTACGCGACAATCTGCTGTACGGCAGACCTGAAGCCGACGATGCCACCATGATCCATGCCGCCCGCCAGGCCGAAGCCCATGACTTCATCCAGTCGCTGACCGACCCCAAGGGTCGCAAGGGCTACGATGCCCATGTGGGTGAGCGTGGCGTCAAGCTGTCCGGCGGCCAGCGCCAGCGCGTGGCCATCGCCCGGGTGATGCTGAAGGATGCCCCCATCCTGCTGCTGGACGAAGCCACCAGCGCGCTGGATTCGGAAGTGGAAGCCGCCATCCAGGGCAGCCTGTACCGGCTGATGGAAGGCAAGACGGTGATTGCCATCGCACACCGCCTGTCCACCATTGCCGCCATGGACCGGCTGATCGTGCTGGACCAGGGCCGGGTGGTGGAAGAAGGCGATCACGCCAGCCTGCTGGCCAAGGGTGGACTATATGCCCGGCTGTGGGCGCACCAGAGCGGTGGTTTTCTGGGGGAGGATGCCGGCGAGGATGTCCGCCCCGGCGAGCTTGACCCGGCCTGA
- a CDS encoding YdcH family protein, whose translation MFPEFRELISKLKTEDEHFSRLFNKHNELDQTIKNIEAGIEKGSQFDVEVLKKEKLKLKDELYVILKKAEA comes from the coding sequence ATGTTTCCAGAATTCCGCGAACTGATCAGCAAACTGAAAACCGAAGACGAGCATTTCAGCCGTCTGTTCAACAAGCACAATGAACTGGACCAGACCATCAAGAACATCGAAGCCGGTATCGAAAAGGGCAGCCAGTTTGATGTGGAAGTGCTGAAAAAGGAAAAGCTCAAGCTGAAGGACGAACTGTATGTGATCCTGAAAAAGGCTGAAGCCTGA
- a CDS encoding sensor domain-containing diguanylate cyclase, with translation MQYHCASDADFQHQSFLELRPIAVSLQILGFCAWLASLLLSHPSRQVESANILLVIVAMLGGSLLSWQASHPRTLLLGMLLHLAGLGLGFRLNMLLTTEPGPWATSVAVCIILTMAPVFHSTHAFLLASTGIWVIMLQGTLADQHLWAQDSWVALLITNSMATGLMLNILFRRLRLRGYLLRSKLEVLAFQDALTGIDNRRSLLEKLQAWYPLQQGYFMMVDIDDFKSINDDFGHEAGDQVLREVAMQLNTHPDIDLCGRLGGEEFGLFTRRTNRLQATQVAAELIARVNACHVQQRRVSISIGIVYMDGRVGMSAALRLADQAMYQAKQAGKNCFVLVLPDRHATHPQQAIQT, from the coding sequence ATGCAATATCACTGCGCCAGCGATGCTGATTTCCAGCATCAGTCCTTTCTGGAACTGCGCCCTATTGCCGTTTCTCTACAGATACTGGGTTTTTGTGCCTGGCTGGCATCCTTGCTGCTCAGCCATCCCTCCCGGCAGGTAGAGAGCGCCAACATCCTGCTGGTGATCGTGGCCATGCTGGGAGGCAGCCTGCTGTCCTGGCAAGCCAGCCACCCGCGCACGCTGCTGCTGGGCATGCTGCTGCACCTGGCAGGGCTGGGACTGGGCTTTCGGCTGAACATGCTGCTAACCACCGAGCCCGGCCCCTGGGCAACATCCGTCGCGGTCTGCATCATCCTGACCATGGCTCCGGTGTTTCACAGCACCCATGCCTTCCTGCTGGCCAGTACCGGCATCTGGGTGATCATGCTGCAAGGCACGCTGGCCGATCAGCATCTGTGGGCGCAAGACTCCTGGGTCGCTCTGCTGATCACCAACAGCATGGCCACCGGCCTGATGCTCAACATCCTGTTCCGCCGCTTACGCCTGCGCGGCTATCTGCTGCGCAGCAAGCTGGAAGTGCTGGCCTTTCAGGATGCCCTGACCGGCATCGACAACCGCCGCAGCCTGCTGGAAAAGCTGCAGGCCTGGTATCCGCTACAACAGGGCTATTTCATGATGGTGGATATCGATGACTTCAAAAGCATCAATGATGATTTTGGCCATGAGGCGGGAGACCAGGTGCTGCGTGAAGTGGCCATGCAATTGAATACGCATCCTGATATTGATTTGTGCGGACGGCTGGGTGGTGAGGAGTTTGGCCTGTTTACCCGCAGGACCAACCGGCTGCAGGCCACCCAGGTGGCCGCGGAGCTGATTGCACGGGTCAATGCCTGCCATGTTCAGCAACGCAGGGTTTCCATCAGCATCGGCATTGTATACATGGATGGACGGGTCGGGATGAGCGCGGCCTTGCGGCTGGCAGACCAGGCCATGTACCAAGCCAAGCAGGCAGGCAAGAACTGCTTTGTACTGGTGTTACCGGACAGGCATGCCACCCACCCTCAGCAAGCCATTCAAACCTGA
- the metH gene encoding methionine synthase, which translates to MTKKPTHPVFSQLSQRILILDGGMGTMIQRHALQEADYRGERFADWCCDVKGNNDLLVLTRPDVIGGIHQAYLDAGADIIETNTFNATSIAMADYQMESLVWEINHAAAKLVKELCVAQTAKNPAKPRFCAGVLGPTNRTASISPDVNDPGYRNVSFDELVTSYTEAIDGLVAGGADFLLVETIFDTLNAKAAVFAIHQYFDDHPDIARLPIMVSGTITDQSGRTLTGQTTEAFYNSLSHADAMSFGLNCALGPDLLRPYVEELSRVSATYVSVHANAGLPNAFGGYDLEPAAMGEFVREWAESGLINIVGGCCGTTPEHIAAIAAAVDGIAPRSLPQIEAKCRLSGLEPFNIGDKDLFVNVGERTNVTGSRAFAKLILNGDYATALDVARQQVENGAQIIDINMDEGMLDALAAMDRFLKLIAAEPDIARVPIMIDSSKWEVIEAGLKCIQGKGIVNSISMKEGVDKFKEQARLLRRYGAAVIVMAFDEKGQADTYARKVEICEKSYRILVDEVGYPPEDIIFDPNIFAVATGIEEHARYGLDFIEATGWIHNNLPHAKVSGGVSNVSFSFRGNNKVREAIHAVFLYHAIQRGMTMGIVNAGALEVYDEVDKELRERIEDVVLMRTPKDGGDATEHLIALAERFKGEAAGEKKGEDLSWREWPVEKRLEHALVKGITTYIVEDTEEVRLKSARPIHVIEGPLMDGMNVVGDLFGAGKMFLPQVVKSARVMKAAVAHLEPFIEEEKIALGLADAPAKGVIIMATVKGDVHDIGKNIVGVVLRCNNYKVIDLGVMVPCQTILDAAREHKADIIGLSGLITPSLEEMSHVAKEMQRQGFDIPLLIGGATTSKVHTAVKIAPHYQQPVVYVPDASRAVGVCSNLLSDTLRDGFVADNLAEQERAREGHANKASRKVVSLDAARANKQRTDWSAYTPPKPQWLGVRRFENYPLAEIAAFIDWTPFFQSWELAGRFPRILDDEIVGESARSLYADAQTMLSQIISENWLGANAVIGLFPAATVNDDDIDIRSVDGSASQMTWVGLRQQLPKADGKPNWALADYIAPADSGVQDYIGAFAVTAGIGIEPHVKRFEEANDDYSAILLKALADRLAEAFAELMHQRVRREFWGYAADEALDNEALIDEKYRGIRPAPGYPACPDHTVKKELFALLDAPGIGMTLTEGYAMLPTAAVSGFYFSHPESRYFGVGKVEKDQVSSYAQRRGVTLEQAERDLAPNLGYDA; encoded by the coding sequence ATGACCAAAAAACCCACGCATCCGGTATTTTCCCAGCTGTCCCAGCGCATCCTGATTCTGGATGGCGGCATGGGCACCATGATTCAGCGCCATGCGCTGCAAGAGGCTGATTACCGTGGCGAACGGTTTGCCGACTGGTGCTGTGACGTCAAAGGCAACAACGACCTGCTGGTGCTGACCCGGCCAGATGTGATTGGCGGCATTCACCAGGCGTATCTGGACGCCGGGGCCGACATCATTGAAACCAACACTTTCAATGCCACCTCCATTGCCATGGCTGACTACCAGATGGAAAGCCTGGTGTGGGAAATCAACCACGCGGCGGCCAAGCTGGTGAAAGAGCTATGTGTTGCGCAAACCGCAAAGAATCCGGCCAAGCCGCGTTTCTGTGCCGGCGTGCTGGGGCCGACCAACCGTACTGCCAGCATCAGCCCGGATGTGAACGACCCGGGTTATCGCAATGTCAGCTTTGACGAACTGGTAACGAGCTATACCGAGGCCATTGACGGCCTGGTGGCGGGGGGGGCGGACTTCCTGCTGGTGGAGACCATTTTCGACACACTGAACGCCAAGGCGGCGGTGTTTGCCATCCACCAGTATTTTGACGATCACCCGGACATCGCCCGCCTGCCCATCATGGTGTCCGGCACCATTACCGACCAGTCCGGCCGCACGCTGACCGGCCAGACCACCGAAGCCTTCTACAACAGCCTGTCGCACGCCGATGCCATGTCCTTCGGCCTCAACTGTGCGCTGGGGCCGGACTTGCTGCGTCCCTATGTGGAAGAGCTGTCGCGCGTGTCCGCCACCTATGTCTCGGTGCATGCCAATGCCGGTCTGCCCAATGCCTTTGGCGGTTACGACCTGGAACCGGCAGCCATGGGCGAGTTCGTGCGCGAATGGGCCGAATCCGGCCTGATCAACATCGTCGGCGGCTGTTGTGGCACCACGCCGGAGCACATCGCCGCCATTGCCGCTGCGGTGGACGGCATTGCACCGCGCAGTTTGCCGCAGATCGAAGCCAAGTGCCGCCTGTCCGGGCTGGAGCCCTTCAACATTGGCGATAAGGACCTGTTCGTCAACGTGGGCGAACGCACCAACGTCACCGGCAGCCGCGCCTTTGCCAAGCTGATTCTGAACGGCGACTACGCCACCGCGCTGGATGTGGCACGCCAGCAGGTGGAAAACGGTGCGCAGATCATCGACATCAATATGGACGAGGGCATGCTGGATGCGCTGGCGGCGATGGATCGCTTCCTCAAGCTGATCGCCGCCGAGCCGGACATCGCCCGCGTACCCATCATGATCGACTCCTCCAAGTGGGAAGTGATCGAAGCCGGCCTCAAGTGCATTCAGGGCAAGGGCATCGTCAACTCCATTTCCATGAAGGAAGGGGTGGACAAGTTCAAGGAACAAGCGCGCTTGCTGCGCCGTTACGGCGCGGCGGTGATCGTGATGGCCTTCGACGAAAAAGGCCAGGCCGACACCTACGCCCGCAAGGTGGAAATCTGCGAAAAGAGCTACCGCATCCTGGTGGACGAGGTGGGTTATCCGCCGGAAGACATCATCTTCGACCCCAATATCTTTGCCGTGGCCACCGGTATCGAAGAACACGCCCGCTATGGCCTGGATTTCATCGAAGCCACCGGCTGGATTCACAATAACCTGCCGCATGCCAAGGTATCCGGCGGCGTGTCCAACGTGTCCTTCTCCTTCCGTGGCAACAACAAGGTGCGCGAGGCGATTCACGCTGTGTTCCTCTACCACGCCATCCAGCGCGGCATGACCATGGGCATCGTCAATGCCGGTGCGCTGGAAGTGTATGACGAGGTGGACAAGGAGCTGCGCGAGCGCATCGAGGACGTGGTGCTGATGCGCACCCCCAAGGATGGTGGCGATGCCACCGAACACCTGATTGCGCTGGCCGAACGCTTCAAGGGCGAAGCGGCGGGCGAGAAGAAGGGCGAGGACCTGTCCTGGCGTGAGTGGCCGGTGGAAAAGCGGCTGGAACACGCGCTGGTCAAGGGCATCACCACCTATATCGTGGAAGACACCGAAGAAGTCCGTCTCAAGAGCGCCCGCCCGATCCACGTGATCGAAGGCCCGCTGATGGACGGCATGAACGTGGTGGGCGACCTGTTTGGCGCCGGCAAGATGTTCCTGCCGCAGGTGGTGAAATCCGCCCGCGTGATGAAGGCGGCGGTGGCGCACCTGGAACCCTTCATCGAGGAAGAGAAGATTGCCCTCGGTCTGGCCGATGCGCCGGCCAAGGGCGTCATCATCATGGCCACGGTGAAGGGCGATGTACACGACATCGGCAAGAACATCGTCGGTGTGGTGCTGCGCTGTAACAACTACAAGGTGATCGACCTGGGTGTGATGGTGCCGTGCCAGACCATTCTGGACGCCGCGCGCGAGCACAAGGCCGACATCATCGGCCTGTCCGGCCTGATTACCCCGTCGCTGGAAGAAATGAGCCATGTGGCCAAGGAAATGCAGCGGCAGGGCTTTGATATCCCGCTGCTGATTGGCGGTGCCACCACCTCCAAGGTCCACACGGCGGTGAAGATTGCCCCGCACTACCAGCAGCCGGTGGTGTATGTGCCGGATGCCAGCCGTGCGGTGGGCGTGTGTTCCAACCTGCTGTCCGACACCCTGCGTGACGGCTTTGTCGCCGACAACCTGGCCGAGCAGGAGCGCGCCCGTGAAGGCCATGCCAACAAGGCCAGCCGCAAGGTGGTGAGCCTGGACGCAGCCCGCGCCAACAAGCAGCGCACCGACTGGTCGGCCTACACTCCGCCCAAGCCGCAGTGGCTGGGCGTGCGCCGTTTCGAAAACTACCCGCTGGCCGAGATTGCCGCCTTCATCGACTGGACGCCTTTCTTCCAGAGCTGGGAGCTGGCTGGCCGCTTCCCGCGCATTCTGGACGACGAGATTGTCGGCGAGTCCGCCCGCAGCCTGTATGCCGATGCCCAGACCATGCTCTCGCAAATCATCAGCGAAAACTGGCTTGGCGCCAATGCGGTGATCGGCCTGTTTCCGGCGGCCACGGTGAATGATGACGATATCGACATCCGCAGCGTGGACGGCAGCGCCAGCCAGATGACCTGGGTGGGCCTGCGTCAGCAACTGCCCAAGGCGGACGGCAAGCCCAACTGGGCGCTGGCGGACTACATTGCCCCGGCCGACAGCGGTGTGCAGGACTACATCGGTGCCTTTGCCGTCACCGCCGGCATTGGCATCGAGCCGCATGTGAAGCGTTTTGAAGAGGCCAATGACGACTACTCCGCCATTCTGCTCAAGGCGCTGGCCGACCGTTTGGCCGAAGCCTTTGCCGAACTGATGCACCAGCGCGTGCGGCGCGAGTTCTGGGGCTATGCTGCCGACGAGGCGCTGGACAACGAAGCCTTGATCGACGAGAAATACCGCGGCATCCGCCCGGCACCGGGCTACCCGGCCTGTCCGGACCATACGGTGAAGAAGGAACTGTTTGCCCTGCTGGACGCACCGGGCATCGGCATGACCCTGACCGAAGGCTATGCCATGCTACCCACGGCGGCGGTGTCCGGCTTCTACTTCAGCCATCCGGAATCGCGCTATTTTGGGGTGGGCAAGGTGGAGAAGGATCAGGTGAGCAGCTATGCCCAGCGTCGCGGGGTGACGCTGGAACAGGCCGAGCGCGATCTGGCACCCAATCTGGGTTACGACGCCTGA
- a CDS encoding substrate-binding periplasmic protein produces the protein MVALNKTWPALLAGTVLSLQIQAGGILKIGVSDSDAPPIVVLTPDNQALASGLIKELGDALASELGLKAQYVVIARKRVESTIESGKVNIVCNANPEWYGNATRLGWTREFYPQVERALSLRELPDIRQADEMVGKRIGTIRGYSYPTLEHLWAVGRTTRVDEPRLELLVKSLQKKLTDVAISSELELAWWAKSNPQDARSFKQHPLTVTYMPTMCAVAPHSPISTERLNQGIDAMRRSGKLKAILKSYEWQAE, from the coding sequence ATGGTTGCTTTGAATAAGACTTGGCCGGCACTGTTGGCGGGAACAGTGCTGAGCCTGCAGATCCAGGCCGGCGGCATACTGAAAATCGGGGTTTCCGATTCGGATGCCCCACCCATCGTGGTACTGACGCCGGATAACCAGGCATTGGCCAGTGGCCTGATCAAGGAGCTGGGCGATGCCCTGGCAAGCGAACTGGGCCTGAAAGCCCAGTATGTGGTGATTGCCCGCAAGCGGGTGGAAAGCACCATCGAAAGCGGCAAGGTCAATATCGTGTGCAATGCCAACCCGGAATGGTATGGCAATGCCACCCGGCTGGGCTGGACGCGCGAATTCTACCCGCAGGTGGAAAGAGCGCTGTCACTGCGCGAGCTGCCAGACATCCGCCAGGCGGATGAAATGGTGGGCAAGCGTATCGGCACCATTCGCGGTTACAGCTACCCCACGCTGGAGCACCTGTGGGCAGTGGGCCGCACCACCCGCGTGGATGAGCCGCGGCTGGAGCTGCTGGTGAAATCGCTGCAAAAGAAACTGACCGATGTGGCCATCTCTTCCGAACTGGAGCTAGCCTGGTGGGCAAAAAGCAATCCTCAGGATGCGCGCAGTTTCAAGCAACACCCGCTGACCGTCACCTACATGCCTACCATGTGCGCGGTGGCTCCGCACTCGCCCATCAGCACCGAGCGGCTGAACCAGGGCATTGACGCCATGCGTCGCAGCGGCAAACTCAAGGCCATTCTGAAATCCTACGAATGGCAGGCTGAATAG